One Arvicanthis niloticus isolate mArvNil1 chromosome 3, mArvNil1.pat.X, whole genome shotgun sequence DNA segment encodes these proteins:
- the Haus4 gene encoding HAUS augmin-like complex subunit 4, with the protein MASGDFCSPGEGVEILQQVCDKQFPPCALTEEDLIQNPYFSKLLLSLSQHVDESGLSLALAKEQAQAWSEVRLRKTAWLRYEILQRVIQELLVDYYVKAQDTNLTSEDKKFHETLEQRLLVTELTQLSGPGQETERPPLLGLEKADLLELMPPSQDFVWMKARLQLEVEEQLKKKCFTLLCYHDPSSDSDGDKLKAAKVWVLTEVLVREKQQCLEAKGQQKEQLVLLEKKRATYSQVLLRCLSLLQRLLQEHRLKTQSELDRINAQYLEIKCNAMILKLRMEELKILSDTYSAEKVEVHRLIRDRLEGAIRLQEQDLEKSRLVLHTYEVLGEDFENLVKEYTQLRLAAENKRWVLQEFSKAYR; encoded by the exons ATGGCATCCGGAGATTTCTGCTCACCTGGAGAAGGAGTGGAGATACTGCAGCAAG tgtgtgaCAAGCAGTTTCCTCCGTGTGCCCTGACGGAGGAGGATCTCATACAGAATCCGTATTTCAGCAAGCTCTTGCTTAGTCTCTCCCAGCACGTGGATGAAAGTGGCCTAAGCCTTGCGCTGGCCAAGGAGCAGGCTCAG gcgtGGAGTGAAGTTCGGCTTCGTAAGACAGCATGGCTGAGGTATGAGATCTTACAGAGAGTTATCCAAGAGCTGCTCGTGGACTACTACGTGAAGGCCCAAGACACAAACCTAACTTCCGAAGACAAAAAG tttcatgagaccCTTGAACAGCGGCTGCTTGTAACTGAGCTGACACAACTCTCAGGTCCGGGGCAGGAGACTGAGCGGCCCCCCCTGTTAGGGCTGGAGAAGGCTGACCTGCTGGAGCTCATGCCGCCCTCGCAG GATTTCGTGTGGATGAAAGCTCGGCTCCAGCTGGAGGTGGAGGAGCAGCTCAAGAAGAAATGCTTCACCCTGCTGTGCTACCATGACCCCAGCTCAG ATTCTGATGGAGACAAGCTGAAAGCAGCGAAGGTGTGGGTGCTGACCGAGGTCCTGGTGAGGGAGAAGCAGCAGTGTTTGGAGGCCAAGGGCCAGCAGAAGGAGCAGTTGGTGCTGTTGGAGAAGAAGAGGGCCACCTACTCCCAG GTGCTTCTCCGATGCCTCAGTTTGCTGCAGAGGCTTCTTCAGGAGCACCGGCTGAAAACTCAGTCTGAGCTAGACCGCATCAATGCCCAATACCTGGAGATCAAGTGCAATGCTATGATCCTTAAGTTGAG gATGGAAGAGTTGAAGATCTTGTCTGACACTTACAGCGCTGAGAAAGTGGAAGTCCATCGCCTCATTAG GGACCGTTTGGAGGGAGCCATTCGCCTCCAAGAGCAGGACTTGGAGAAGTCGAGACTGGTCCTGCACACCTATGAGGTCCTGGGAGAAGACTTTGAGAACCTGGTGAAGGAGTACACCCAGCTCAGACTGGCAGCTGAGAATAAGCGCTGGGTCCTCCAGGAGTTTAGCAAGGCCTACCGCTGA